CTGATAACAAGGTGATTTAAAAATCTGGGCTGCAGCTAGAACCAGTAGAGGAGATGGAGGGGGTCCCAAGGGCAGCACCTTGATAGGGCGGGGGATGTCAGGCTTCTTCCAGCGAAGAACTATCTGTCCAGCAATTGTGACTCCATAGAAGAGGTAGTTGATGAAGCCCACGTAGTTGATGAGTGTGTACATATCGCTGGTGACCAGCATCAGCAGGGTTGAGATGCACTGTAGAGAATGGGAGAAACTCATCAGTAATCAGAAAGATATTTGGACACTGGAGGAGCTATTTATAGGTCAGGGGACTGTTCTGCCTCTAGGAAGACAACACCATTTTATGATGAATGTCTCAAAATTGAGACTTTACAGCATCCCCTAGTCACCCTGGCCATTGCTAACACCTTCGTTGCCAGTAAGTTCTTTCTTATTGCAGGAgtgataattaaaatatttaagcactGGTATGGCATGGGCACTAACCAATCAGAACAGATACTGGCTGTAAACAACTGGATTGGCCACACTGGTGACAGTGGCTCTATGTCTGCCCTGgtctcatttatatttcttccttggTTGTAGCTcaagctgtttttttttgttgttgttgttttgttttgtttttagtcccTTAGGGAAGATTGTTAACTGCAGATTAAAGCTTTATTCTTACCCTCAATCTCTTTTCCTGAGTCAttatcctccccccacccccggttttttaaatatcacagttTTATAACAATCCCagccaaaaaaaaaccccaaaaaactgtTTATAACAGTTATAAAGCACTTACTAGGTGCCGAGCCCTGTTCTTAGTGTTCTACAAATATTAACCCATCTAATTCTCATAACAGCCCCATGAGGTTTTCTTGACAGAGTCCGCTTTCCAACTTCAAAATCATCTCAGTGGCTCTCTCAGAACCATGTTCTCTGCCCCTTTGTTAATTTGTTAAGGCCAAGAGAAGGTTCAGTTCTCTTGTAAGATCTGATGGTGAAAATAATCTAGAAGATTTTAACAGGAAAATAGGCCAGATTCTGACTATACTTGCCTTGCAGTCACAGGACTTCACCAATGGCTCAAACCGGAAACAAGTCTGTGGGTCACTGGGAGCACTAGGTGGTCTCTAGGCACCTTTCACAGCTAACCAATCAGATGGCCTTCATCCTGTATCTGAACATTCTGAAACTCCCCTCATGTTGTACAATGTTTCCACTTGACTCCTGAGAACTCTATTATCCTGGTCTAACTGCTTCTCTGATggaacaaaatcatttttaatactgtattcaggatacagaaagaaaaaaaaataactcaaaagacTCAGTGGGGACAagtctttgctctttctttttaccCCTCCAAATGACTCTACTCGGGGCCATTTTGCCCTCATTTCTTCCCTGTcccaagtttccttttcttcattttcagttactagtcttcctttctttatgattttcttatttgGTGTACCTACACATGACACTGAATTTGTTTCAGTCATGTTTTCCAAGAGGTAGGCAGAGCCTCCTGGGGTAAGAAGATTGAGGGGAGTGCTGGGAGTGTGCAGCAATTGGTCAGGAGCAGGGGCCCAAAGCTGCAACTCCGTGAGCAGCAGGTGTAGGGGAAAGCCAAGAAAGGAGAAGTTTCTTTATGAGGCTGTAGAGTCATGAGACAGTCCCTTCAGTCTGACCCAAAAGGATGGGAGAATAGAAATGAGCCAGGGTGAGAGCCTGAAGGTGTTTCATGACTCAGGgtttttccttgttctttctcttgaTATTCACAAAACCCACTCATGCCATTTGCCAGATTATCTAAGACCCAGTGAAACCTAGGAGCAGGCCAGAGGGGGACAGGGGTGTGTGGGGGAAGTGTGAACTCCCAGCTCAGATCAAGTGCAAAGAGAAAGGGTGTATATAGGACTGGCAGAAGGAGGGGCCCTTACTGTGAAGAGCAAGGCTGGGATTGGAGTGCAGCGCTTCACATGGATCATGGCCAACACACTGGGAAGGTGGCCTTCCCTGGCTCCAGCAAAGAATAGCCtggtagaaagaaaaggaagtcagCCTGGGATGGCCCATGGACCACCTAAAGAAGGTCCCTCCCCAACCCAGTCTCCCTCATCCATGCCTACCTTCTGCTCACACAGGAGCATCTTCCCCACCCCAACCAGGTACCCACCTTCCCATGCACACTCCAGCCCACTTGTCACAGGACCCACGTTCACAAGTGCAGGTGCAGGCAGACCAGAGGCAGCCAGTGGATAATGGATGGATTCTGGGTGCATGGAGACCCCGAGTATGGTCTGAGTGGTTTGGGGTTACTGATGATTGTGCCTTCACTTTGCGGGTCTCACAATGCTTTAATCCCTCTAAAAATGTGCTTCCCCCATTCTCGAGGGATACAGGTTCTCTGATACATGGGGACTGAACTGTCTGTCCATGGAAAGCCTTAAAAACACTGATATCCTAGTCAAGAAGTAGTTGCTACTTTGGGGGTGGAGAATGGGTGGTACACCAGAAAGGGAAACTTCGGTGatacatggaaatattttatatctcattTTGGGTGGTGCTTACATGGCTGTCTACATCTTTCAAAACTCATCAATCTGAACACTTACAtctgtgtattttattgtattgtacgtattgtattttattataccTAAAAACTTATATATCCTTAAGCTACTTTTTCTATTCCCCAAAAAGCCATCCTAAGGAAATGAATAGTGAGTTAGTAAAAGGTATGTATACAAAGATACTCTAATGATTAAAAAGATTGGAAATATTCTAAATGCCCAAAAGAGATTGATTACATAAATTATGGTGTATCTATAATATGGAATATTTTACAGTcataataatgttaaaaaaattgatcACATGAGAACATGCTCACAATACAATGTCAAATGGTAAAAGCAAGATAGAAAACTGTATGGTTCcaattaatttagaaattatgGACATGTAAAAATATACCAACTGATTATCTCTGGGTGATAGGATTATGAGTAATTTTAATTATCTTCCttagactttattaaaaaattaatttctaaaatagacAAGGAATTTATAAttggaataaaaattattttttaaactttttaaaaattaaactttttggGGGAGAGAATTGTAGATTCACAGTCAGTTGgaataaataatacagagagatcctaGGTATCCACCCTGTTTCTACTGGTAACATACTGCCAAACTATACTACAATATCATGGTCAGGCTACTGATgtctaaaaattaattaaaatttgtttaatgtttatttaatttttgagagagagagagagagagagagagagagaatgagcaggggaggggcagagagagagagacacagaatccaaagcagggtccaagatctcagcacagagcccaatacggggctcgaacccacaaactgtgagccaaagtcagacacttaaccgaatgatccacccaggtgcccctaaaagttaattttaaaaaatgtttatttattaaaaaattttttaatgtttatttttgagagagagagatatagcatgagtgggggagggacaaagacagTGGggaacacaggatctgaagcagactctgtgctgagagcagagagcccaatgtggggcttaaattcatgaactgtgagatcatgacctgagctgaagtcggactcaaccgactgagctacccaggtgccctaaaagttaatttttaaaaagagaagttttaACATAAGGGAACgcttcttctctgtcccttttctgAGAGAAAAGAATACAAGAAGCTGTTGGGAGTCATTTACATATTAGTGTGgattagctttttcttttctctagaatTTTGTAGGGAGAAAGAAACATCTAGAGGTAGGAGGAAGGGGATGGTGTAATGGGGACAGAAAGGACAGAATCAGCATGCTAGGTGTTCTGAAAAAAACTGTCACATTGTAATTTGTGTGTGAGGGGGATGGAGCTAACAGCAGCAGTTTGGTAGAAGTGTGGGAGTCCATTATGGCCCCAAGTACCCATGTGCATCACCATCAGCTGCCATCATCAACCTCCTAGGCCACTGTCACTAGTTTCATGCAGCCACACAATATCGCCCCTCTACGGTGCAGCCTCATgcacccaactgagccacaggtgcTCTGTGGGCCTCATCATGCACATAGCCAGGGCTCTGCATTCACATCCCTCCTCCACATGCAGCCAGGACCATGTGTAACTGTCCAGGTCCAACAGCATTTGCAAGTGTCAAGTTCACAAGAGACAATTCTTGCCCAGCTAGCTGACAACGGAAGAGACAATGACATTAAGCATGACACACGCCACACACACTCCTATTCCTCAGGAAGGATCATCCTCTTCATACaccaaacataaaagaataagagagaggagggaaggagggggaggaaggaaggaactggaAAGATGAGCAGAGGAGGCCTGGCGGGTGAGCTGTGCCTCTGAATCAGAGGTCTCACACACCAGGGCCACTGTGTCCTGCATGCATACACAGCTATACCACATGCACGCAGACCACTGTTTGGCCTGCCTGAGGGACAAACCCCACTCTAAAGTGACTATAGCCAGTCACTCTCCTTCCAATAGTTCTCAGAGAGCCTCATGGGTCACTGCTCTTCCACTGCTCGCCCTCGGTTGAGGCCTCCAGGTGGCCACTGCTCCTGTGTAATACGCACACGAGGTTGCTGTGGGTGAGTCTCATAGGGTCCTGGGGTAAAGAGGATACCTAcactccctcttccctgccctggaTCCTGAAAACATGGCAGTCCCTTGACATTTCATGAGAACTCCTCCCTGATGGGATAGGTGGCTTTGGAAGCAGCTAAACCCAGGGACACCACTTTTACTGTATCTTTTCAGTAGAACTGTGCCCTGGGGGCAGGGAACTTTCTAAGAAAACTGGGAGAACCCCTTGAACCACACCAATGGAAACTATCCAGTGTCTGCCAGCCTCAACAGCCCATTCCGGAGATAGTAAGAAGAGACACTGAGGAGGGGCCAGATTCCTAGAGGTGTGGAGGCAGGAGCTAGGGATTCCTGGACCCACTTGAGCTTCTGGCTTCCCTGAGAATTTGGGAGTTTGGGGCATGGCTTTGGACAAATGCTTTCTTTTAGCTCTTCCACATTTCTCTTACTTCACACACTCCGCCCTAGTCTCCTGAGCGACCATGAGAAGGCTGCCCACAGCCACATGTCTGTTGAGCACAGAGAAGCTGCAGGGCACTCAGAGATGATCCATCCCACCTATGGGCTGGTCCCAGAACTTCCATGAGACACCAGCCCAGAAGCCCCAGGCCCATGCTCCTCCTGGTCCCTTGTAGAGTGGGGTTACTTTCTAGCCAGCATAGCCTGTTTCTAGTCAAGTAGCAAAGGGGCTCTGAGGCTGCAGCTGAGACACTGTCCTGCTGCCAATCACAGTGCTCAGACCTAGGACTGCATCAGGTGGCCTGGGACCTCCTCAGCCCTGGGCTCCTACTGAAATGAGGTGGGATGGGGCTTCTCGCCACTACATGTGAAGCCACACACATCACAGGTAACCACGTGAGCAGCACACACCCCTCTGCATCCAAGCTGACACACATCTGCCCTTATGTGAGCAATCATCCCCTACCAGgtcaccacccaggtgcccacacagACCCCTGCTGATGGAGACAAATACCCCACATATACACAGAGCAATAAGCACAGCAGAATGGCCCCTGGTCCAGGAAAGGCCTGGACAACACTCACCGGGAAGAGGTGAAGAGAGACCCATTTACTCCTCCAAATGTGGACAGGGCAACAGAAATGGGCATGATCCAGGCCATGACCCCTAGGAGCTTCTCTCCAAAAGTCTGGGAGAGAAAACAAGGGGGTGAGCAGAAAAGGAGAGATTACAACCCTCCACTTGTACATCATTCTTGGGAATGTTCCCTCCCATCTCTACCCTTGCTGAGTCTCTCTGACTAGGGTCCTGAGGGGAGGGttgcaggccccaggcccctcctgCACCATACTGCCACTTCCCTTCCCATGTTGATCACCACACAGTGGGCATTTAATCAGTGTTTTGGGCTATTAACTGAAGGAGACAGTGCATGGtggtaataataatactaataataacaacaacaacaacaatgacaatgaTGTGGtaacatttgttttccttgtcttatggatgagaaaactaaggcacaaactgagatcacaaaCCCAGAAAGTGGAGGGCCAGGACTAGAAGCCAGCTGTGTGAGTCTGGGCCTCATGTGCATTATACACGAGTGAGACAGGCAGGCCCAACAGTTTGGAGCTCTGAGACCTTGAACAAGGTCCTTaatttttgagcctcagttttcccatctgtaaaacagaaatggATCCTAATTCATAGAATGAGAATTTctaaatttatagaaataatatgCTAAGAAGGGAAAAATGATAACAAGCCACTACATAggctgagaaagaaaagacagtgaaGCTATAGACTAGTCTTCATATATTGAAGGAATACAAAATGTCAGGGGACTAGCCTTTTCTATGTTTTCGGAGCCAAGTACACATTCAATTTCTAGTACGTTATGGGGGAGGGGTTGTTTAGAGTAGATGTCCCGCTGGGTTAGGCTGGTTGGTGGTCATGGAAACAGGCTACCACTGAAGGACCTCTTTCTTTACAGTTCTCTGAGATAAGCCATGTGATGACAGCTTGGCAGGGTGGCATCCAGGCCCAGGTGAAGCCAGGTGAGGGAACGGCATGGCTCCCAGGTCTTTCCTGGATATCAAAGACCCCAGTGCCTTGGATCTACATGATCTCTTTCCCCAAAAAGCACAAACCATTCCTACTTTCTGACTATTTACTGGCACACACTTTTCCCTGATGAGGGAAGGAATCAGGCTGCATGATTTCCCgaggaagaaatgaaggcagagagaaatggtGTTGTCTTCTGCTAGATTATATCTTTCTGAGGAGGAGCTCGCCTCCTTTATATAATCATCACATTTAGAGTTTAAAGTGCCCCAGATCAGGagttagcaaactttttctgtaaagggtcagatagtaagtaatttggctttgcaggccatacagtGTTTGTGGCAACTAGACAGCTCTGCCGTTTTTGCTGTTGTAGGTACAACACGGCTGTCAGTTTGCTCCTTGGCACTTGAAGATGTGGTTTCTGCCCTGAGTACTTGGGTTGACTTCCAATTCCACAAATCCATGGATCAGGGAAAAGTGAGTGGGGCTAATCAGGCAAGTCTATGTCAACATTCCTGGTTTGAAGGACTGTGAGTTTGATTTCTTACCACAGCGACTGCGTTTGATGCCAGCAGCTCCTGAGGGGACATTGCAGTGACATAAGCGACATTGGCAAAGACATACACAAATGTGACCAGTGGGATGGAGATGAAGATGGCTCTGGGAAGGTTCCTGTAGAGGGAGAGGAGGTGAGAGGGGGAAGGCCTGGCACCTGGGACCACCTGCCTTGTGATGGGATCTGGGGAGTGCCTTTTGTCTTTCTGCACACAGCTGACTTTGCAGGGCAGCTGACTTTACACTTTTCTGTGATGCTCCCTctccctgggggggtggggggtggatttGTCTCAATATGGGCAGGAcaatttaaaggaaatgaaacagcGTAGGCTGGGAATATGCTCCATACTGTTGGTCCCTTCCTGACTGGAATCTCCATGATGtacctctctctcctgcctcaaGACACAAAGACCCTCCTGTCCCAAGACAGGTAAATAAGATGTCTGGAGGCCTCTCAGGGCACATTTCATCCTCTAAGGCAGTGGTGTTTCCTCAGCCCTGTTTCAACTTTTTAATCTGCTCTGGGACTGTCATGGCATCATTTTTCTCCTCCTGGCAGGGTGTATGGCAAATGGTTAAAGTTCCTGGGAAATAACTCTTTCTTTAGAATAGACCAGGTCATGGTCAGATGGGGCTGGAGGTGGAGAAGTGGCCAGGGGACACCTGGCTCCCTTTTCCTAGTAGCAGGTGCCATGGCCTTTTGAGGGATTTGGGAAGAGCTGGGCTATTTCAACTCACTTGTAGGGATCAACAAGTTCCTCAGTCACGTAATTAAGAAAGTTCCAGCCTCCGTAGGCAAAGGAGCCCTGAAGGAAAGCCAGTGCGATGAGGCCGATGTTGGGTTCTTGGAAATTCTCAAATGCGTTCTTTGGCT
This window of the Prionailurus viverrinus isolate Anna chromosome B3, UM_Priviv_1.0, whole genome shotgun sequence genome carries:
- the SLC7A8 gene encoding large neutral amino acids transporter small subunit 2 isoform X2, which encodes MGVVQICKGEYFWLEPKNAFENFQEPNIGLIALAFLQGSFAYGGWNFLNYVTEELVDPYKNLPRAIFISIPLVTFVYVFANVAYVTAMSPQELLASNAVAVTFGEKLLGVMAWIMPISVALSTFGGVNGSLFTSSRLFFAGAREGHLPSVLAMIHVKRCTPIPALLFTCISTLLMLVTSDMYTLINYVGFINYLFYGVTIAGQIVLRWKKPDIPRPIKINLLFPIIYLLFWAFLLIFSLLSEPVVCGTGLAIMLTGVPVYFLGVYWQHKPKCFNNFIELLTLVSQKMCVVVYPEVEGGSGTEELNEDTEEQRQPIYQPTACKDKDSEQSQP
- the SLC7A8 gene encoding large neutral amino acids transporter small subunit 2 isoform X3, which codes for MGQLFQCSLGHPGSRHFHSWEAPGPGPDHHHGSCTDLQRNLPRAIFISIPLVTFVYVFANVAYVTAMSPQELLASNAVAVTFGEKLLGVMAWIMPISVALSTFGGVNGSLFTSSRLFFAGAREGHLPSVLAMIHVKRCTPIPALLFTCISTLLMLVTSDMYTLINYVGFINYLFYGVTIAGQIVLRWKKPDIPRPIKINLLFPIIYLLFWAFLLIFSLLSEPVVCGTGLAIMLTGVPVYFLGVYWQHKPKCFNNFIELLTLVSQKMCVVVYPEVEGGSGTEELNEDTEEQRQPIYQPTACKDKDSEQSQP